The nucleotide sequence acatccatcaaaccaaatctaaAGTGATGTTACTGctatatacatcgttatactatcaccattataatatacacCATAAATTAATCAAGCTTACCTGATGTGCTTGTTACGGCTTCCATGtgtaagaacgaaatgaaatggttgggtaagaaaatgtattgtcgcactgtgattggccaaatgtcgcactgtgattggccaaacgtgaagacgtcatagtgaaCTAGTTTTTCTGCGGGTTATAGTAGTTACAGtgctcatttgagctaaaaacaagacacggtcaacaataacaacaagacttagaaaaaatctgggaggaagacaagagtagcatgagtttgatcgtcgatatttggactattattgaatttcactaatttatctcactcgtataccactatttacatacattcctacacattctagaaagaataaattgaatatcactgatatcttcatgcggccctctcctagacattaaccgttACGTTAATTGTAACCCTGAAGATAAGGTTAGGTTAGGTCCTATACCTAAAGCTACTACACATCACTTGGATTTCCTTAAAACTATTATATGCCTTAGTTGGCTTAAAAAAACAGATTTTGCAGTATGCGGTAAATATTTACCATTACTAAGTCCTTTTGTATGAGAATTAGGCTATGGGGGACCCCAATGggaaactggtatatatatatatatatatatatatatatatatatatatatatatatatatatatatatatatatatatatatatatatgggatagaaTAAGGCAAATATGACAGGACATAAGGTATATGATAATGTCCCTCTAATTTCATTAAGAAATGAGATACGATAATTTGTGTACCTTGGTATGATCTTGAGTTCATGATGACAACAATGCTTAAATTGCTTATTATTGAATTTAGTTAACTTTTAAATACAATGTGGAACTATTATCATGCTGCTAATAGTGAAGCCTATATCCATATGTAGGCAGGATAAATTGAGGTAATACTATGCTactttaatttttgtaaaataggcctacgttcatttatttttcaaagtatACCTCGTGTTTTATGTGTTTATCGTTGTTGTACATGAATACCATATTACTTTGTATAAACAAGACTGTTTTAGATATTTCTAATGTATGTTCTCTTAAATTGACGATCTTACTTGTAAATTTACTGTGAAAGACATAATTTATTTAATCTTACTTTAATAATGCAACTCTAAAGGTAAGGTTACGTTAAGTCGAGTACCTAAGTTACTTTAATAATGCAACACTAAAGGCAAAGTTAGGTTAGGTCGAGTACTTAAGTTAGTTTAATAATGCAACACTAAAGGCAAGGTGAGGTTAGGTCAAGTACCTAAGTTACTTTAATAATGCAAACCTAAAGgcaaggttaggttaggtctatTACCTAAGCTACTACACATCATTTTGATTTCCTTAAAACTATTATATGCCTTAATAGGCATAATAACAGAGTTTTGCGgtaatacagtaaatatttaccatCTCTAAGTCCTTTTATATGAGAATTAGCCTATGGGGAACCCCAATGGGAATCTGGTATTTGTATTAGGGCGGGATAAGCGATAAAACGAGTGAATTACATTGGTAACAATTTTCTTAAATGCATAGAAAATAAGCAGTAGGAAAGTACAaggttcattttttattattactcaCAAAATACATTTTCTCTAAACTACAAGGATAATATCATGAGAGTTATGGGGATAATTCCAAAGCTTACATTATGTAATAAGATGACCGCAATCAGCGGGTCCTAATTGATAAAGTTGCTTTGTTCCCTTCTTGGACATCCTCCCTAACCTGACCTGTAATATCATTGGCCGTAGTAATATAATCAAAATGCGAGGAGCCATCCTAAACTTGCCTTTCCTAGCATAACCTAGCGTAGGATATCGGATGCCTCCAGACTGGGGTGGCACTCCCAGCCTTACCTCAAATGTTGTAAGTTATAAGATTGAAATACATGATTTGATACCTACTTAACATTCCATATTATGTCTTAATTGGTAAATAGTGCCCAACCATATCTCTTCTTGACAATTGTTTGTGCTGATTTCTCTAATGAAAGGTTGTGAgttagcgtttattattattattattaaatgctaagctacaaccctagttggaaaagcaggatgctataagcccaggggccccaacagggaaaatagcccagtgaggaaaggaaataaggagataaggaaaaatagaaaattttaggaatagtaacaatattaaaataaatatttcctatttaaaatataaaaactttaacggaacaagaggaagagaaactagatagaaaagtgtgcccaagtgtaccctcaagcaagagaactctaacccaaggcagtgtaagaccatggtacagaggctatggcactacccaggaatagagaacaatggtttgattttggagtgtccttctcctagaagagctgcttaccatagctaaagagtctcttctacccttaccaagaggaaagtagccactgaacaattacagtgcagtagttgaccccttgggtgaagaagaattgtctagtaatcacagtgttgtcaggtgtatgaggacagaggagaatctgtaaaggataggccacactattcggtgtctgtgtaggcaaagggaaagaaccgtaaccagagagaagggtcctatgtagtactgtctggccagtcaaaggaccccataactctctagcggtagtatctcaacgggcggctggtgcccaggccaacctactacctaaaatttttttttctcctttcacaAGACCTGGTAAACCACTTCTGGTGggcaatttttattttttgggggaagaTTTTAAAGAAAAACTGTACGCAATGACCTTTTTTAAAGAATAGTGGCTCCATATTTTACCGATCTGATTATATTAGCGGCCCTTCCACTGATTGGAACTACTCTAATTCAAAGGCTTGTTTACACAATTGTATGTTTCATGGAGAAATGTATTTTTCCAATAGAGGACAATAtagaatgagagaaagagagaaaaacttGGATGAGTCGTAACATAATCACACCCATTTTGCCTTACCTAACTTGCTACTATTGCTATGCTGGCTCCCATATTGTTTGGATGATATTTTTCTATAGAATTGTGTAACTTGGCATATTTTGCCATCATTTCCTTTATCACTGACATCTCTACGATGTGCAAACCTATgtccaatactatatatatatatatatatatatatatatatatatatatatatatatatatatatatatatatatatatatatatatgtatatatatatatatttaaatatatacatatgtatatatatatatatatatatatatatatatatatatatatatatatatatatatatatatatatatgtatatatatatatatatatatatatatatatatatatatatatatatatatatatatatatatatatatatatatatatatatgtacagtaatatcttGAGATACGagcgtcccaacatacgagaaaattgagatacaaggagagttccgagcaaatttttgtcctgagatacaAGGAAATATTTAAGATACAAGGgcatgtgcgagaggctgctcaccaggacagcatcgctcaGTCTTTCCCATCAGATCtctgtcgcgtaaagttatctccgagcattgacagtagtgttttgttttttacgtgttttttgcgttaatcagtgcataattaattaaataagcaATGGATCCAATGcaagcaagtgcaaacaagggtagtgaaaagaaaaagcgtatgatgacattggagatgaagcatgaaataatcgaaaatcacgagagtggcgtaagagtgacagagctggcgcgccaatatgagaggagtacatatTTACCATCcccaagcagaaggatgctataaagagcgcTAAGCcattccaaaggagtaaccatcctctccaagctgcgtagtgatgttcacgacgagatggagaggcttcttttaatctggataaaggagaaccagttggcgggagatagcgtgaccgagacgatcatatgtaagaaggccagcagaatctatgatgacttgaaagggaagcaagcagccaagaaaggggagacttcgacgccagcggaaacattcaaagccagtcgtggctggctgaATAATTtcaaaaaacggactgggatacactcggttgtaaGTCATGGGGAAGCACCAAGTTCCGACTTGAAAGCCACGGCGGACTTCGTCACAACATTTGCCTCGGTCATCGTccgacatggcttcatcccccaacaagtctaaaactgcgatgaaactggccttttttggaAGAAAACGCTCTAAGGCTAAAGCTTGGGTTACccagcatttcttcacagaatggattaatctgtgctttggtccggcagtcaaaaaatatttggcaaagaaaaacctgccaatgaaatgtctcctggtcctcgacaatgcccctggtcaccctcctgatCTCGAAGTGGACATTCTTaatgaattcaggttcatcaaggtcctttatatCACGCCCAACACcgcgccactcctccagcccatggaccaacaagttatttctaacttcaaaaaactgtacacgaatcATTTATTCAAGAAATGTTTCGATATTACAGACACCACCAATCTCgcccttcgggaattttggaaagaacatgtcaatatcgtccattgcttaaagaTTATTGTCGATGCATTgcagggtgtcacaagacaaaCTTTTAATTCAGCGGGGAAGAAATTGTGGCCTGCTTCcttcgctgagagggactttgaagggttcgatatgacagaccctgatgacccagaacctgttgtgatggatgaaatcgtgtctcttggaaagtccatggggctggaagtagaCTAAGCAAACATGAACGACCATGtcaaggagcatcaggaagagctcaccacaggaattgatagagcttcaggagatgcaacattcggaggtgttgcaatAGCTCAGCAGCGAGGAGAGGTGGAAGACGAGGCCCGCCTTTCTACGGCataaatcaaagacatgttagcgaagtggtaGGAGTTTTCCAGTCTTATGGAAAAGAGGTACCTGGACAAGTTGGCGAGTGTTCGTGCAATAGCCTATTGTCacgacacttgcgtgcgtcatttCTGCAACATTTTGAAGTGGAGACAAAAGCCAACATCCCTAGATAAGTTCCTTTTAAAACggccgtcaaaaagtgcaggtgaaagtaaggcaaaaagagccaagctgcaaagaaaagtaaaaaaatgaaaatgaaaacaaaatttagaattaagtttagtgtatcgttagattaacattttattttaagtgtgtgtacagtaagctaatttaatttaagttaaatttaaagtttaattttatttaagttgaatttaaagtcaaggctatgttacgtagtgttacaaaattgttgcgtaccgaacgtgttgccgtcaagtctctctcctccccgtcctctctccctcctcctcctccgcacacaccaccGTTAGCCGCTACCTTGATATGATTTAACGGTCTTGAATTCACGATGACAACACTTAGTTGTTTATCATATTATTTAGTTAACTTTTCTTTTGTGACCGGCGTCGTGAATCTAAAATCTTAGTGGAATCATTATCATGGTGTTAATAGCTAGGCCTATATCCATTTGTAGGCAGAATAAACAGAGGTAATACTAAGCTACTTTAATTTTTCACCAAATAGGCCTAacttcatatatttttccaactacaTATCTTGCATTTTACTTGTTTTTGATCATTAGGTCTATTGTTGGTATTATCATTGATGTATATGTATACCCTATTACTGTATCTCGTATAGATACAAATGTtttagatatttctattttgtgtTCTCTCCAACTGAtgttttttttgtgcaaatttcccgttaaagaaataatttatttaatctTAGTTTAATAATGCAACActaaaggttaggttaggttaggtttagtaCTGTAGGCTACTACATATCTCTATGATTTCCTTTAAACTAATATATACCTTAGTTGGCATAGAAACAGGAATATGcggttataccatatatatatatatatatatatatatatatatatatatatatatatatatatatatatatatatatatatatatatatacagaactgtatgtatatatatatatatatatatatatatatatatatatatatatatatatatatatatatatatatatgcgtgtgtgtgtgtatgtactgtatgtatgtatgacattaATAAGCCCTTTTATATGAGAATTAGGCTATGGGGGACCCCAATGGGAAACTGATATTACAGTAGTATTATGGTGGGCGAAGGATAAAAAGAGTGAATTGCGCCTGTTACAATTTTCTTAAATTCATAGAAAATAAACAGTAGGAAAGTAAGTGGCTCATGAttagactattttattttcattaaagtaCAATGGTATAACAAGGACAGTTACCGGGATAATTCTTAAGCTTACTTTATGTGATAAGCTGACCGCAATTACCTAGTCCCAATAGATCAGGTTACTTTGCCCTTTCTTGAATATCCTCTCTAACCTGACCTGGAGTAGCGTGTGCCTTAGGCATAAAATCAAAATACGAATATCCATCCTAAGCTCgccttgcctaacctaacctaacgtaggataTCGGATATCGCGAGACTGGGGAGGCACTACCCAGTCTTACCTACAATGCTGTTAGTTATGAGAGTAAAATACTTGATTTAATACTTACCTAGCATTCCTTATTATGACTTAATGGGTAAAGGGTGCCCAACCATTTCTCTTTTTGACCATTGTTTTGCACCCATTTCCCTGATGTAAGTTTGTGAGGTATCCTTCAAACGTATACTTTGGTTTCCTTTTTCATAGGCCTGGTAAATCACTTCTGATTTGAGATTTTCAAGAAAAATTGCTCCCAATTACCCTTTTTGAAGAATAGTGGCCCCATATTTTGCCGATCTGAATATTAGCGGCTTTTCCACCGAATGGAACTTCTTTAATTCAATGGCTTGTTGAGACACCAATATGTTTCATGGAAAATTGTCTTTTTTCCAATAGAGGAAAATATAGAATGAGAGTAAGAGAGAAAAATTGTGATGCGTCGTAACCTAGCCACACCCATTTAGCGTAACTTAACATGCGACTCCTGCAATGCTGACTCATGTGTTGTCCAAATGATATTTTCCTATAGAATTGTGTAACTCTGCATATTTTACTATCATTTCCTTTATCACTGGTCTAGAGTCAGGATcccttctctcctcctcctctgaaGTCATGTAGCCTACGCTTTTGCCATTGTATATGTGGTCTTCTTCTTCTACaagcttgtccctatttggggtTGCTGTAGTGGTTCTTATATTTGTCCTTTTCCTTAGGGCTAGTACATATTCCTTGCTTTATCCCAACACTCTTATATCTCTTTTCACACAGTCAATCCCTAGCAATTTTTATCTACCTAACCTCCCACCATGTGGCCCcgtatccatcatcttccttatcggatggtcttGTCATTGTATATGTGTAAATGCATTAAAATGAATTAAACTAATGAGAAAGTTAATGGAATGATGCCTTGCAGCCCTGAACTGGACGAGTGATTGGAAAACTGACTCATATACCAATTCTTTCAACTTGTTTAATGCCCAAATTTTTGTTTTACCTTAggtgtaaaaatatttttaaaattttcttcgaTCACAGACTTGTTACTGTAATGTAAATatctcctctttttttcttttttctttttcaattgaaaGACTTGCTAAAAAAGCATACTAGAATATTGATATACAGCATTGACAAATACGATGTTTAGCCAACCTGTTCAAGTGCCTAAATTCCATTGAGATTTAAGCAATGCCTCGTTTATTATACAGCATAGACTTACGTTGGGCATAGGTTAGACTAGGCTAGATTAGGTTATAGCTTTTGAAACTTTTAGTTTACCTATTTGTATAAGCTTTACTAAATTCAGCCTACAGAATTTAGGAGCATTGACATCTGTTGACTAAAACAGAACGTAGTTCATTTATAGATAATTTAGAAAGGCTTAATTTAATAATTTctgaaatctcccctatatgataaagagcaagtgtcttggtaGTGGCGTGAGGTAGTAGACTTACCCtggtgaaaaggggggggggggtgtgtatgtgtgtgcatatctatctaaatatttagcagtcatttttgacaatTTGCATACAGTATtgggaaaataatatttttattttctgaattttcCATCATCTGAAAAATTGTAGTATTAGATTGTTTTGTATTGGTTGAAATGAGGTTTGCttcaaatataattttgaatatagGCCCACTCTATAGATATTTTGAGCACTGTAGGTTGACCTAGGCTAATGAGTTTTAGAAGTTAGGATAAGATTTTAGAAATGGCTTAATCTGTACTGGTGGAAGTAGGGTACAAGGTtcatttttgttaatgttttttttagtgTGATTAAGAAAGTTGAACACTAGGTAAGAAAGTTGAACACTAGGCTAAGCTAGCCTAGGCTGAAGAGTTTCTGAAGTTAAAATACAGTAATACTTTTCTTATGATATCCTTGAGTAGATTatagattttggttaatttataccGGTTGAATTTTTATATaagctttttttgggctcaagccatgacgtcctgatggaaggttccttcagtagcttcctaagggtatatttgactacagtagatattcccagagaattaaactaaaggtttcacagaattctaacttctggtgctagtacccaaaaggtttccctgtaggatatcgtataataacaggggacgtatgcttgacacgccacatagctatctgcaccccccatagcgtttacgcttcgagggggagtgaGGCAAgcatgggaggagccgttactaaactctcctccttcgttactgttacggtactcggcgatgtcaacatccggttgccatagctggccgccatcttgattgacgtcaccgttgcgcgccatttcctcattccttcgTGCGTAGCGTTTCTGACTAGGTGTTTTTCCTAGTGTTCACTAAGTATTTTCgcaatgtcgcaatcttcagcctcgccctcttctgggaagttgagtaccatattcttgtattgcataaataagctccagccgttaAGTAACGCTCTTTTATCtgaaaatcttgtgttttgtggcggagctgtgccccgaccggaggcgtcatgatgcGACGCTGTTGTTAGCCTCGCATGCTTtaattagttagccagaacaacctccCCAGTCTTGTAACTAATaatcaacattagttatttagtcttcattgctaggaattagttatattatgccgacagtattcatTTTCGGTGAACGCTGGTAGCCGAATTCTCacgctagattgctagcctagcccctaggctcaatAGCCTAAGTGTTCTTGTTTACTtacttgcatgatataataagtgttcctagtgttaaattacgaaatgaagatataggcatttatacatataagattcagtgattgtacATGTTTTTTCACCTTCTAGGACGTATACAAGTGGTtttggtgatcttggtagtcgactcccttgcccctaacctaacgctagggctcttgtatactttcttacctccccagttaccttaactaaggtaatctcctccctctgtggtagcctaggctacattctagtcctccttacctcgaatcgcattcgggtaaggttaggctaggattctctttccccactccttgccatagtacatgcgctttgattttggcggaacctcagagtacctatcgtttgcccccagctccccattaggagaatgtactctacTTCTGGGCCCTGCTGGTGAGTGAAGTTggaggggctctgcccttccccctagtccacacttggttgggttaagacccttccttcctgtggcctagcgatttgtcctacccctgtcttccCTGGTTTGGGGGACTAGCTCCCCTaccctaggttaggcagtccaaagggattctgcttctttatagtttaggacaggacattagtgctATTCCTTCTCTGTGCTAACCcatcctaggctggagaatggattcttccttcctagataggctagccctgaacagaatccccacccctggtAGTGCCGATGGGAGCTACGCCTCCCCCCTACACTCTCCctcaggacccttacccctccccctatc is from Palaemon carinicauda isolate YSFRI2023 chromosome 13, ASM3689809v2, whole genome shotgun sequence and encodes:
- the LOC137651506 gene encoding tigger transposable element-derived protein 1-like; the protein is MASSPNKSKTAMKLAFFGRKRSKAKAWVTQHFFTEWINLCFGPAVKKYLAKKNLPMKCLLVLDNAPGHPPDLEVDILNEFRFIKVLYITPNTAPLLQPMDQQVISNFKKLYTNHLFKKCFDITDTTNLALREFWKEHVNIVHCLKIIVDALQGVTRQTFNSAGKKLWPASFAERDFEGFDMTDPDDPEPVVMDEIVSLGKSMGLEVD